One segment of Panicum virgatum strain AP13 chromosome 3K, P.virgatum_v5, whole genome shotgun sequence DNA contains the following:
- the LOC120698279 gene encoding putative receptor-like protein kinase At4g00960: protein MNSLLPLILLLLLPATTNADDLGYYITSACSYNTNYTRGSAFQANRDAILSSLPAAAAASSSGFAENVTGAAPPDLAYGLAQCRGDASASECRSCLDGAARDMAAECPAQKSAVLIYEGCLLRLSNASFFGRVKTSRATYVCSPHKAAAVAAQPDFNSSLGALMSGLAEKAYGSPRMFAVGAVNHTPYEKIHGMARCTQDLSRDDCHSCLAKAVRIIPDCCPGRSGGRIFFWSCSVRFEVGPFYNIQLAEAAMSPAPAPAPGGGPLVNGSDHYPVAPRSTGSGSSRTVRNTALLVSIPAAIALLLLVIVTVCICKNRKAHKHVLIARDGHGDDEEMRSSGPLQYDLSTLRAATDNFSEENKIGKGGFGPVYKGTLGNGQEIAVKRLARISQQGHAEMKNEVVLIAKLQHRNLVRLLGFCIEEGEKLLVYEFLSNKSLDKFIFGPASQQELSWGQRKKIIEGIGRGLMYLHEDSRLKVIHRDLKAGNILLDADMNPKISDFGLAKSFSIDASQANTEHVAGTYGYMAPEYVENHIFSSKSDVFSYGVLVLEIITGKRVQEDLVESVWKRWSLGSVAQLLDGYPADEPGRQDMLRCIHIGLLCIQEDPQLRPSMASVLQMLKHRIVTMSAPTKPAFVIPGPGERPRPAAPEPLTINEASVSELEPR, encoded by the exons ATGAACAGCCTTCTCCCACTAattctcctgctcctcctccccgcgacAACCAATGCGGACGACCTTGGGTACTACATCACCAGCGCCTGCTCGTACAACACGAACTACACGCGCGGCAGCGCGTTCCAGGCCAACCGCGACGCgatcctctcctccctccccgccgccgcggccgcgtcctcctccgGGTTCGCCGAGAACGtcaccggcgccgcgccgcccgaccTGGCGTACGGCCTCGCGCAGTGCCGCGGCGACGCCAGCGCCTCGGAATGCCGCTCGTGCctcgacggcgcggcgcgggacaTGGCCGCCGAGTGCCCCGCCCAGAAGAGCGCCGTGCTCATCTACGAAGGCTGCCTGCTCCGGCTCTCCAACGCGAGCTTCTTCGGCAGGGTCAAGACGTCGCGCGCGACGTACGTGTGCAGCCCgcacaaggcggcggcggtggcggcgcagccggACTTCAACTCGTCGCTGGGCGCGCTGATGAGCGGCCTCGCAGAGAAGGCGTACGGCTCGCCGCGCATGTTCGCGGTCGGCGCCGTCAACCACACGCCCTACGAGAAGATCCACGGCATGGCGCGGTGCACGCAGGACCTGAGCCGCGACGACTGCCACAGCTGCCTCGCCAAGGCCGTCAGGATAATCCCGGACTGCTGCCCCGGGAGGTCGGGCGGCCGCATATTTTTCTGGAGCTGCTCCGTCCGATTCGAGGTGGGCCCTTTCTACAACATCCAGCTCGCCGAGGCGGCCAtgtccccggcgccggcgccggcgccgggaggCGGGCCACTCGTCAACGGCAGCGACCACTACCCCGTCGCCCCACGTAGCACAG GTTCAGGGAGCAGCCGCACGGTCAGGAACACAGCTCTCCTTGTCTCAATTCCTGCTGCTatagcgctgctgctgcttgttaTTGTTACTGTCTGTATTTGCAAGAACAGAAAAGCACACAAGCATGTGCTGATTGCAAGAGACG GACATGGAGATGATGAAGAAATGAGAAGTTCAGGCCCGCTCCAGTACGATTTGAGCACTCTTCGAGCTGCCACTGACAACTTTTCAGAAGAAAATAAGATCGGGAAAGGCGGGTTTGGGCCTGTCTACAAA GGTACGCTAGGAAATGGGCAGGAAATTGCAGTGAAGAGGTTGGCGAGAATCTCGCAGCAAGGGCACGCCGAGATGAAGAATGAGGTCGTCCTGATTGCAAAGCTCCAGCACAGGAACCTGGTGCGCCTGCTCGGCTTCTGCATCGAGGAAGGAGAGAAGCTCCTTGTCTACGAGTTTCTCAGCAACAAGAGCCTCGACAAATTCATTTTCG GTCCTGCAAGTCAGCAGGAGCTAAGCTGGGGCCAGAGGAAAAAGATCATCGAAGGGATCGGCAGAGGGCTAATGTACCTTCACGAAGATTCAAGGCTGAAGGTCATCCACCGCGATCTCAAGGCCGGCAACATCTTGCTTGATGCGGACATGAACCCCAAGATCTCGGACTTTGGCCTGGCAAAGTCGTTTAGCATCGATGcgagccaagcgaacacagaaCACGTTGCTGGAACTTA TGGATACATGGCACCAGAGTATGTTGAGAACCAcatcttctcttccaagtcagACGTTTTCAGCTACGGCGTCCTTGTCCTGGAGATCATCACCGGCAAGCGTGTTCAAGAAGATCTCGTAGAATCT GTTTGGAAGCGCTGGAGCCTTGGGAGCGTGGCCCAGCTGCTCGATGGCTACCCGGCCGACGAGCCCGGCAGGCAGGACATGCTGAGGTGCATCCACATCGGGCTGCTCTGCATCCAGGAGGATCCGCAACTCCGGCCCAGCATGGCGTCCGTTCTCCAAATGCTCAAACACCGCATCGTGACCATGTCGGCGCCAACCAAGCCTGCCTTCGTGATCCCTGGACCTGGAGAGAGGCCGAGGCCGGCCGCTCCGGAGCCATTGACGATTAATGAAGCTTCTGTCTCTGAATTGGAGCCGCGTTGA
- the LOC120698281 gene encoding putative disease resistance protein RGA1, which yields MPIGEAVLSAFMQVLFEKVISAAIGELKFPPDVKEELQNLSSSLSTIQAHVEDAEERQLKDKAARSWLAKLKEVAYEMDDLLDEYAAEALQSKLEDPSNHDHLKKVRSCFSCFCLDNCLFNRKIVQQIRKIEEKLDRLVKERQIFSSNIISGTERQEIKERPKTSSLIDDASVFGREKDKETIVKMLLTPNNSNHASLSILPIVGMGGLGKTTLTQLVYNDARVKEHFHLRLWLCVSENFDEMKLTKETIESVASGFSSATTNMNLLQEDLSKKLQGKRFLLVLDDVWNEDPEKWDRYRCALLTGEKGSRIVVTTRNNDVGKLMGGMAPYHLKQLSDNDCWMLFKNHAFVDGDSSAHPQLEIIGKDIVKKLKGLPLAAKAIGSLLCTRYIEDDWKNILQSEIWELPSDKNNILPALRLSYSHLPAILKQCFAFCSVFPKDYVFERGRLVQIWMALGFIQTQGRRRLEDIGSSYFDELLSRSFFQHHKDGYVMHDAMHDLAQSVSIDECIRLEDPPRSPVRSARHLSFSCHNRSWTSFEAFLEFKRARTLLLLNGYKSTTSSIPKDMFCKLKYLHVLDLHRRDITELPESVGNLKMIRYLNLSGTGITRLPSSIGRLFSLQTLKLQHCHVLDYLPESITNLVNLRCLEARAELIAGIAGIGNLACLQHLEEFVVRKDKGYKISELKEMQGIVGHICIKNLENVASAEEANEASLSKKSNINTLHLVWSDRRRLTSKKADKDMQILEYLQPHHELSELTVKAFAGFYFPSWLSRLTHLQTIHLSDCTNCSVLPALGVLPLLKFLDIGGFHGIIHINQEFSGTSGIKGFPSLKELVFEDMSNLETWTSVQDGQLLPTLTELAVIDCPLLAEFPSFPSSVEKLKISETGFTILPEIHTPSSQFPPSLACLQIHQCPNLTSLEHGLLCQKLLALQKLIITGCPELTDLPAEGFRGLTALKSIHIYDCPKLEPPRAHSLLPSILEDLRISACSNLINTLVQEFDEISSLTNLTITNCASLHYFPVKLPATLQKLEIFHCSNLRNLPPGLEEASCLTAITILKCPLIPCLPEQALPQTLKELYIKECPLLTKSCQGEDWHKIAHVPTIEIEDDSMTTEWIIRRRSS from the coding sequence ATGCCGATCGGAGAAGCTGTGCTGTCTGCCTTCATGCAGGTACTTTTTGAGAAAGTGATTTCAGCTGCTATTGGTGAGCTGAAATTCCCTCCAGACGTCAAGGAGGAGCTGCAGAACCTATCGAGCAGCCTGTCGACAATTCAAGCTCATGTTGAAGATGCCGAGGAGCGGCAACTGAAGGACAAGGCCGCACGCAGCTGGCTTGCCAAGCTCAAGGAAGTAGCGTATGAGATGGATGACTTGCTTGATGAATATGCAGCTGAGGCCCTCCAGTCCAAACTAGAAGATCCGTCCAACCATGACCATCTGAAGAAGGTTAGGAGCTGTTTCTCCTGCTTTTGTTTGGATAATTGTTTATTTAACCGCAAGATAGTGCAACAAATAAGGAAGATCGAGGAGAAGCTTGATAGGCTTGTCAAAGAAAGGCAGATTTTTAGTTCGAACATAATTAGTGGGACTGAAAGGCAGGAGATTAAAGAGAGGCCCAAGACAAGTTCACTGATTGATGACGCCAGTGTTTTTGGAAGGGAAAAAGATAAAGAAACCATCGTGAAGATGTTGCTGACTCCTAATAACTCAAATCATGCCAGCCTTTCCATTCTTCCCATAGTGGGTATGGGGGGACTAGGAAAGACCACTCTAACACAGCTTGTCTACAATGATGCAAGAGTAAAGGAACACTTCCATTTAAGGTTGTGGTTGTGTGTTTCTGAAAATTTTGATGAAATGAAGCTTACAAAGGAAACCATTGAGTCGGTCGCGAGTGGGTTCTCATCGGCCACAACAAACATGAACCTGCTTCAAGAAGACCTCTCAAAAAAGCTTCAAGGTAAAAGATTTCTTCTAGTCCTTGATGATGTATGGAATGAGGATCCTGAAAAATGGGACAGGTATCGGTGTGCTTTACTTACTGGGGAAAAGGGAAGCAGGATTGTAGTTACAACACGAAACAACGATGTGGGGAAACTAATGGGCGGGATGGCTCCTTATCATCTAAAGCAGTTATCAGACAATGATTGCTGGATGTTGTTCAAGAACCATGCATTTGTTGATGGTGACTCCAGTGCACACCCGCAATTGGAAATAATAGGCAAGGACATAGTGAAGAAGCTGAAAGGCTTGCCACTAGCTGCAAAAGCAATAGGCAGTTTATTATGTACCAGGTATATAGAGGATGATTGGAAAAACATATTACAGAGTGAAATATGGGAACTGCCATCAGACAAGAACAATATACTGCCAGCTCTCAGATTGAGTTACAGTCATTTGCCTGCCATACTGAAGCAATGTTTTGCATTTTGTTCAGTCTTTCCCAAAGATTATGTGTTTGAGAGGGGGAGATTAGTTCAGATCTGGATGGCCCTTGGGTTCATTCAGactcaaggaaggagaaggttGGAAGACATTGGGAGTAGCTATTTTGATGAATTACTAAGCAGGTCGTTCTTCCAACACCACAAAGATGGATATGTGATGCATGATGCCATGCATGACCTAGCCCAGTCTGTCTCCATCGATGAGTGCATAAGGCTTGAGGACCCTCCAAGAAGCCCTGTAAGAAGTGCTAGGCATCTGTCATTCTCTTGTCACAATAGAAGTTGGACTTCATTTGAAGCTTTTCTTGAATTTAAGAGAGCTCGCACACTTCTACTGCTAAATGGATATAAATCGACGACAAGTTCTATCCCCAAAGATATGTTCTGCAAGCTAAAATACCTCCACGTGCTTGATTTGCACCGACGAGACATTACTGAGCTGCCAGAGTCTGTTGGAAATTTAAAAATGATTCGATATTTGAATCTTTCTGGCACTGGCATAACAAGGCTGCCCTCATCCATTGGTAGACTCTTCAGCTTGCAAACACTAAAGTTGCAACATTGCCATGTATTAGATTACCTGCCAGAGAGCATAACCAATCTTGTAAATCTGCGATGCCTAGAAGCAAGAGCAGAATTGATAGCTGGCATAGCTGGAATAGGGAACTTGGCCTGCCTTCAACATTTGGAAGAATTTGTTGTCCGTAAGGACAAAGGATACAAGATCAGTGAATTGAAAGAGATGCAGGGGATCGTTGGACATATTTGTATCAAGAATCTCGAGAACGTGGCTAGTGCGGAAGAGGCAAATGAAGCTTCGCTAAGCAAGAAGTCAAACATCAACACTCTGCATCTTGTATGGTCTGATAGGAGGCGCTTGACTTCGAAAAAAGCAGATAAGGACATGCAAATACTTGAATACCTCCAACCACATCATGAACTCAGTGAGCTTACAGTCAAGGCCTTTGCAGGCTTCTACTTTCCAAGTTGGTTAAGTAGACTCACTCACTTGCAAACCATCCACCTGTCTGACTGTACAAACTGTTCAGTTTTACCAGCTCTTGGAGTGTTGCCCCTACTCAAATTTTTAGATATTGGGGGCTTCCATGGCATTATTCACATCAACCAAGAATTTTCAGGAACCAGTGGAATTAAGGGGTTTCCATCACTGAAGGAACTTGTATTTGAAGATATGTCAAATCTAGAAACGTGGACTTCTGTTCAAGATGGTCAGTTGCTTCCAACGCTCACAGAACTTGCAGTGATTGACTGTCCACTACTAGCAGAATTCCCATCTTTCCCATCATCAGTagagaagctcaaaatttctgAAACAGGATTCACTATTCTTCCAGAAATACACACTCCAAGCTCTCAATTTCCACCATCATTGGCATGCCTACAGATTCACCAGTGCCCAAACCTTACATCCTTAGAGCATGGACTGCTTTGCCAGAAATTATTGGCGCTCCAGAAATTAATCATCACAGGCTGTCCAGAATTAACTGACCTGCCAGCTGAAGGATTCAGAGGCCTCACTGCTCTTAAGAGTATTCATATTTATGATTGTCCAAAGCTGGAACCACCCCGAGCGCATAGCTTGCTGCCCTCCATCCTTGAAGATCTGCGCATCAGTGCATGCTCCAATCTAATTAATACTCTTGTTCAAGAGTTTGATGAGATCTCCTCATTGACAAATCTCACCATAACTAATTGTGCCAGCCTTCATTATTTTCCAGTAAAGCTCCCTGCCACTCTGCAAAAGTTGGAGATATTCCATTGCAGCAACCTGAGAAACTTGCCTCCTGGCCTAGAAGAAGCATCATGTTTAACAGCTATTACCATATTGAAATGTCCTCTTATACCATGCTTGCCAGAACAGGCCCTCCCACAAACACTGAAAGAGTTGTACATCAAAGAATGCCCGCTGCTAACAAAGAGTTGCCAGGGAGAAGATTGGCATAAAATTGCTCATGTACCAACCATAGAGATTGAAGACGATAGTATGACGACTGAATGGATCataagaagaagatcatcctgA
- the LOC120698284 gene encoding glutamate-1-semialdehyde 2,1-aminomutase, chloroplastic, whose product MAGAAAAAVASGISARPAAPRRAPAGCRARLPVVRAAISVEKGEKAYTVQKSEEIFNAAKELMPGGVNSPVRAFKSVGGQPIVFDSVKGSRMWDVDGNEYIDYVGSWGPGIIGHADDKVNAALIETLKKGTSFGAPCVLENVLAEMVISAVPSIEMVRFVNSGTEACMGALRLVRAYTGREKIIKFEGCYHGHADSFLVKAGSGVATLGLPDSPGVPKGATYETLTAPYNDAEAVKKLFEDNKGEIAAVFLEPVVGNAGFIPPQPGFLNALRDLTKQNGALLVFDEVMTGFRLAYGGAQEYFGITPDVTTMGKIIGGGLPVGAYGGRRDIMEMVAPAGPMYQAGTLSGNPLAMTAGIHTLKRLTEPGTYEYLDKITGDLVRGILDAGAKTGHEMCGGHIRGMFGIFFTGGPVHNFGDAKKSDTEKFGRFYRVMLEEGVYLAPSQFEAGFTSLAHTSQDIEKTIEAAEKVLKRI is encoded by the exons ATggccggagcagcagcagcagccgtggCGTCTGGGATctcggcccggccggccgcgccgaggAGGGCCCCGGCCGGGTGCCGCGCCCGGCTGCCGGTGGTGCGGGCCGCGATATCCGTCGAGAAGGGCGAGAAGGCGTACACGGTGCAGAAGTCGGAGGAGATCTTCAACGCCGCCAAG GAGTTGATGCCCGGAGGTGTTAATTCGCCGGTCCGTGCCTTCAAATCGGTTGGGGGGCAGCCTATAGTTTTTGACTCTGTAAAGGGTTCTCGTATGTGGGATGTCGATGGGAATGAATATATTGATTATGTTGGTTCCTGGGGTCCTGGAATCATCGGTCATGCAGATGATAAG GTGAATGCTGCATTGATTGAAACTCTGAAGAAAGGAACTAGCTTTGGTGCTCCATGTGTGCTGGAGAATGTATTGGCTGAGATGGTCATATCTGCTGTGCCAAGTATCGAAATGGTCCGCTTTGTCAATTCAGGGACAGAAGCCTGCATGGGAGCACTCCGCCTTGTGCGTGCGTACACTGGGCGGGAGAAGATTATCAAGTTTGAGGGCTGCTACCATGGCCATGCTGACTCCTTCCTTGTCAAAGCTGGCAGTGGTGTTGCTACCCTTGGTCTCCCAGACTCCCCTGGAGTCCCCAAGGGAGCGACCTACGAGACTCTAACCGCACCATACAATGATGCTGAGGCGGTGAAGAAATTGTTCGAGGACAACAAAGGGGAGATTGCTGCTGTCTTCCTTGAGCCAGTTGTTGGCAATGCTGGTTTCATTCCGCCACAACCTGGTTTTCTCAATGCCCTCCGGGACTTGACCAAACAGAATGGTGCACTCCTGGTCTTTGATGAAGTGATGACTGGTTTCCGTTTGGCGTATGGTGGGGCTCAAGAGTACTTTGGGATCACCCCTGACGTGACAACCATGGGTAAGATTATCGGTGGAGGCCTCCCTGTTGGTGCTTATGGTGGGAGGCGGGACATCATGGAGATGGTCGCTCCAGCAGGGCCAATGTACCAGGCAGGAACTCTCAGTGGAAACCCACTTGCCATGACTGCTGGAATTCACACGCTCAAGCGTCTGACAGAGCCTGGCACTTACGAATACTTGGACAAGATCACCGGTGACCTCGTCCGTGGGATACTGGATGCTGGTGCCAAAACAGGGCATGAGATGTGTGGAGGACACATCAGAGGAATGTTTGGCATATTCTTCACTGGCGGACCAGTTCACAACTTTGGGGACGCCAAGAAGAGTGACACCGAGAAGTTCGGGAGATTCTACCGGGTCATGCTGGAAGAGGGCGTCTACCTGGCGCCCTCCCAGTTCGAGGCGGGTTTCACCAGCTTGGCGCACACCTCCCAGGATATCGAGAAAACCATCGAGGCTGCCGAGAAGGTTCTGAAACGGATATAG
- the LOC120698285 gene encoding transcription factor TGAL1-like isoform X3, which yields MAGSPGTDTSTDLDTDEKNQMLELGQLASLAASGSGDKSKDKLGEKALRRLAQNREAARKSRLRKKAYIEQLENSRLKLAQLEQELQRARQQGIFIPTPGDKPHSTSENGALAFDTDYARWQEDHNKQINELRGALNAHASDDDLRCIVDSIMAHYCEAFRLKGVAAKADAFHVLSGMWKTPVERCFLWLGEFRPSELLKLLASRLEPLTEQQLASICNLQQSSQQAEEDLSLGVKALQQSVAETLASGSLCPAGSSGKAADSSAQMAVAIGKLGTLENFLQEADNLRLHTLQQMQRVLTTRQSARALLAISDYFSRLRALSSLWIARPRE from the exons ATGGCGGGAAG CCCTGGGACTGATACATCAACGGATCTAGATACTGACGAGAAGAATCAAATG TTGGAACTAGGACAGCTTGCTTCCCTTGCAGCTTCTGGTTCTGGTGACAAATCAAAGGACAAGCTTGGTGAAAAG GCACTCCGTCGTCTGGCCCAAAACCGTGAAGCCGCTAGGAAAAGCCGTCTAAGAAAGAAG GCATATATCGAGCAACTTGAGAATAGCAGGCTGAAACTTGCTCAACTCGAGCAGGAGCTTCAGCGCGCTCGCCAACAG GGCATTTTTATTCCTACTCCGGGAGACAAGCCTCATTCAACTAGTGAAAATG GAGCTTTGGCTTTTGACACGGACTATGCAAGATGGCAAGAGGATCACAACAAGCAGATAAACGAATTGAGGGGTGCACTCAATGCACATGCCAGTGATGATGATCTTCGGTGTATTGTTGATAGCATCATGGCACACTACTGCGAAGCTTTCAGGCTTAAGGGTGTAGCAGCCAAGGCAGATGCTTTCCACGTGCTGTCAGGAATGTGGAAGACCCCTGTTGAGAGGTGTTTCCTGTGGTTAGGTGAATTTCGACCGTCAGAGCTTCTTAAG CTGCTTGCAAGTCGTCTGGAACCCCTTACTGAACAGCAGCTTGCAAGTATATGCAACCTGCAGCAGTCCTCGCAGCAAGCTGAAGAAGATCTTTCTCTGGGGGTGAAAGCACTGCAACAATCGGTCGCGGAAACCCTCGCATCAGGATCCCTCTGTCCCGCAGGTTCTTCTGGTAAAGCTGCAGATTCCTCGGCTCAGATGGCAGTGGCGATTGGGAAGCTTGGCACCCTAGAAAACTTCCTACAGGAG GCTGATAATCTGCGGCTCCACACTCTGCAGCAAATGCAGCGTGTGCTGACCACCCGCCAATCTGCACGGGCGCTGCTTGCAATCAGCGACTATTTCTCCCGGCTGCGCGCTCTGAGTTCTCTCTGGATTGCTCGTCCACGGGAGTGA
- the LOC120698285 gene encoding transcription factor TGAL1-like isoform X1, translated as MAYASPGTDTSTDLDTDEKNQMLELGQLASLAASGSGDKSKDKLGEKALRRLAQNREAARKSRLRKKAYIEQLENSRLKLAQLEQELQRARQQGIFIPTPGDKPHSTSENGALAFDTDYARWQEDHNKQINELRGALNAHASDDDLRCIVDSIMAHYCEAFRLKGVAAKADAFHVLSGMWKTPVERCFLWLGEFRPSELLKLLASRLEPLTEQQLASICNLQQSSQQAEEDLSLGVKALQQSVAETLASGSLCPAGSSGKAADSSAQMAVAIGKLGTLENFLQEADNLRLHTLQQMQRVLTTRQSARALLAISDYFSRLRALSSLWIARPRE; from the exons ATGGCTTATGCAAGCCCTGGGACTGATACATCAACGGATCTAGATACTGACGAGAAGAATCAAATG TTGGAACTAGGACAGCTTGCTTCCCTTGCAGCTTCTGGTTCTGGTGACAAATCAAAGGACAAGCTTGGTGAAAAG GCACTCCGTCGTCTGGCCCAAAACCGTGAAGCCGCTAGGAAAAGCCGTCTAAGAAAGAAG GCATATATCGAGCAACTTGAGAATAGCAGGCTGAAACTTGCTCAACTCGAGCAGGAGCTTCAGCGCGCTCGCCAACAG GGCATTTTTATTCCTACTCCGGGAGACAAGCCTCATTCAACTAGTGAAAATG GAGCTTTGGCTTTTGACACGGACTATGCAAGATGGCAAGAGGATCACAACAAGCAGATAAACGAATTGAGGGGTGCACTCAATGCACATGCCAGTGATGATGATCTTCGGTGTATTGTTGATAGCATCATGGCACACTACTGCGAAGCTTTCAGGCTTAAGGGTGTAGCAGCCAAGGCAGATGCTTTCCACGTGCTGTCAGGAATGTGGAAGACCCCTGTTGAGAGGTGTTTCCTGTGGTTAGGTGAATTTCGACCGTCAGAGCTTCTTAAG CTGCTTGCAAGTCGTCTGGAACCCCTTACTGAACAGCAGCTTGCAAGTATATGCAACCTGCAGCAGTCCTCGCAGCAAGCTGAAGAAGATCTTTCTCTGGGGGTGAAAGCACTGCAACAATCGGTCGCGGAAACCCTCGCATCAGGATCCCTCTGTCCCGCAGGTTCTTCTGGTAAAGCTGCAGATTCCTCGGCTCAGATGGCAGTGGCGATTGGGAAGCTTGGCACCCTAGAAAACTTCCTACAGGAG GCTGATAATCTGCGGCTCCACACTCTGCAGCAAATGCAGCGTGTGCTGACCACCCGCCAATCTGCACGGGCGCTGCTTGCAATCAGCGACTATTTCTCCCGGCTGCGCGCTCTGAGTTCTCTCTGGATTGCTCGTCCACGGGAGTGA
- the LOC120698285 gene encoding transcription factor TGAL1-like isoform X2: MAYASPGTDTSTDLDTDEKNQMVLTLASLAASGSGDKSKDKLGEKALRRLAQNREAARKSRLRKKAYIEQLENSRLKLAQLEQELQRARQQGIFIPTPGDKPHSTSENGALAFDTDYARWQEDHNKQINELRGALNAHASDDDLRCIVDSIMAHYCEAFRLKGVAAKADAFHVLSGMWKTPVERCFLWLGEFRPSELLKLLASRLEPLTEQQLASICNLQQSSQQAEEDLSLGVKALQQSVAETLASGSLCPAGSSGKAADSSAQMAVAIGKLGTLENFLQEADNLRLHTLQQMQRVLTTRQSARALLAISDYFSRLRALSSLWIARPRE; this comes from the exons ATGGCTTATGCAAGCCCTGGGACTGATACATCAACGGATCTAGATACTGACGAGAAGAATCAAATGGTACTTACC CTTGCTTCCCTTGCAGCTTCTGGTTCTGGTGACAAATCAAAGGACAAGCTTGGTGAAAAG GCACTCCGTCGTCTGGCCCAAAACCGTGAAGCCGCTAGGAAAAGCCGTCTAAGAAAGAAG GCATATATCGAGCAACTTGAGAATAGCAGGCTGAAACTTGCTCAACTCGAGCAGGAGCTTCAGCGCGCTCGCCAACAG GGCATTTTTATTCCTACTCCGGGAGACAAGCCTCATTCAACTAGTGAAAATG GAGCTTTGGCTTTTGACACGGACTATGCAAGATGGCAAGAGGATCACAACAAGCAGATAAACGAATTGAGGGGTGCACTCAATGCACATGCCAGTGATGATGATCTTCGGTGTATTGTTGATAGCATCATGGCACACTACTGCGAAGCTTTCAGGCTTAAGGGTGTAGCAGCCAAGGCAGATGCTTTCCACGTGCTGTCAGGAATGTGGAAGACCCCTGTTGAGAGGTGTTTCCTGTGGTTAGGTGAATTTCGACCGTCAGAGCTTCTTAAG CTGCTTGCAAGTCGTCTGGAACCCCTTACTGAACAGCAGCTTGCAAGTATATGCAACCTGCAGCAGTCCTCGCAGCAAGCTGAAGAAGATCTTTCTCTGGGGGTGAAAGCACTGCAACAATCGGTCGCGGAAACCCTCGCATCAGGATCCCTCTGTCCCGCAGGTTCTTCTGGTAAAGCTGCAGATTCCTCGGCTCAGATGGCAGTGGCGATTGGGAAGCTTGGCACCCTAGAAAACTTCCTACAGGAG GCTGATAATCTGCGGCTCCACACTCTGCAGCAAATGCAGCGTGTGCTGACCACCCGCCAATCTGCACGGGCGCTGCTTGCAATCAGCGACTATTTCTCCCGGCTGCGCGCTCTGAGTTCTCTCTGGATTGCTCGTCCACGGGAGTGA